One stretch of Thalassophryne amazonica chromosome 19, fThaAma1.1, whole genome shotgun sequence DNA includes these proteins:
- the pccb gene encoding propionyl-CoA carboxylase beta chain, mitochondrial, which produces MSAAVKRRRRRRRRLSPVKMAALNVVRNSCGLINGFRVFPRSFAQIKHGAITAAVVQTSPQRDCRWYCISHLSVKERIDRKRKAALAGGGQRRIDAQHKKGKLTARERVELLLDPKSFVESDMFVEHRCSDFGMEKDSNKFPGDSVVTGHGRISGRLVYVFSQDFTVFGGSLSGAHAQKICKIMDQAMTVGAPVIGLNDSGGARIQEGVESLAGYADIFLRNVLASGVVPQISLIMGPCAGGAVYSPALTDFTFMVKDTSYLFITGPDVVKSVTNEDVTQEELGGAKTHTTVSGVAHRAFENDVEALLNLREFFSFLPLSNQDPAPIRECHDSSDRLVPALDTIVPLESTKAYDMLDIIHAIVDERDFFEIMPNFAKNIVVGFARMNGRTVGIVGNQPKVASGCLDINSSVKGARFVRFCDAFNIPIITFVDVPGFLPGTAQEYGGIIRHGAKLLYAFAEATVPKITIITRKAYGGAYDVMSSKHLRGDVNYAWPTAEVAVMGAKGAVQIIFRGKEDQAQAEAEYVEKFANPFPAAVRGFVDDIIEPASTRKKICRDLEVLASKKQINPWKKHANIPL; this is translated from the exons atgtcaGCTGCCGTTAAACGCCGTAGAAGAAGAAGACGCAGGCTCAGTCCTGTGAAGATGGCGGCTCTTAATGTGGTGAGAAACAGCTGCGGACTCATAAACGGATTCAGGGTATTTCCCAGGAGTTTTGCGCAAATAAAACATGGCGCAATCACTGCTGCTGTGGTCCAGACGAGCCCGCAGCGGGACTGCCGCTGGTACTGCATCAGTCACTTGTCTGTGAAGGAGAGAATCGATAGGAAACGGAAGGCGGCGCTCGCCGgcggaggtcagaggagaattgaTGCCCAACACAAAAAG ggtAAGCTGACAGCCAGAGAGCGAGTGGAGCTGTTGTTGGACCCCAAATCCTTTGTGGAGTCAGACATGTTTGTGGAGCATCGCTGCTCTGATTTTGGAATGGAAAAGGATTCAAACAAG TTCCCAGGTGACAGTGTGGTGACAGGCCACGGCAGGATCAGCGGCAGACTCGTCTACGTCTTCAGTCAG GACTTCACAGTGTTTGGTGGCAGTCTGTCTGGAGCTCATGCACAGAAGATCTGCAAG ATCATGGACCAGGCCATGACTGTGGGAGCCCCGGTTATTGGGTTGAACGACTCTGGAGGAGCCCGGATCCAGGAAGGGGTGGAATCTCTAGCTGGATATGCAGATATATTCCTG AGGAATGTGTTGGCTTCTGGTGTTGTCCCTCAGATCTCCCTCATCATGGGTCCCTGTGCAGGAGGGGCCGTCTACTCCCCCGCCTTGACAGACTTTACCTTCATGGTTAAG GACACATCGTATCTGTTCATCACAGGACCTGATGTTGTGAAGTCTGTCACCAACGAAGATGTGACGCAAGAGGAGCTCGGAGGAGCAAAGACGCACACCACAGTGTCCG GTGTGGCTCACCGGGCCTTTGAGAATGATGTCGAAGCTCTGCTCAATCTGCGGGAATTCTTCAGTTTCTTGCCTCTTAGCAATCAGGACCCTGCCCCTATCAGGGAGTGCCACGACTCCAG TGATCGATTGGTACCTGCGTTGGACACCATTGTTCCGTTGGAGTCAACGAAAGCCTACGACATGTTGGATATCATTCATGCG ATTGTGGATGAGAGGGACTTCTTCGAGATCATGCCCAACTTTGCAAAGAACATTGTTGTGGGATTCGCCCGGATGAATGGACGCACCGTAGGCATCGTTGGTAACCAGCCAAAAGTGGCTTCtg GTTGTTTGGACATTAACTCCTCTGTGAAGGGCGCTCGCTTTGTGCGCTTCTGTGATGCATTCAACATTCCCATCATCACCTTTGTGGATGTTCCAGGTTTTTTACCAG GTACAGCTCAGGAGTACGGTGGCATCATCAGACACGGCGCCAAACTGCTGTATGCTTTTGCCGAGGCCACTGTTCCGAAAATAACCATCATCACCAGGAAG GCTTACGGGGGAGCCTATGACGTGATGAGCTCCAAACACCTGAGAGGAGACGTGAACTACGCCTGGCCCACAGCTGAGGTTGCCGTCATGGGAGCAAAG ggCGCTGTTCAGATAATCTTCAGGGGAAAGGAGGACCAGGCGCAGGCAGAGGCCGAATATGTAGAGAAGTTTGCAAACCCgtttcctgctgctgtcagag GGTTTGTGGACGACATCATCGAACCAGCGAGCACTCGTAAGAAAATCTGCAGAGATCTGGAGGTGCTGGCCAGCAAGAAGCAGATCAACCCCTGGAAGAAACACGCAAACATCCCTCTCTGA